A section of the Bradyrhizobium oligotrophicum S58 genome encodes:
- a CDS encoding LysR family transcriptional regulator, translated as MTYALPPLNALRAFEAAARHLSFKLAAHELHVTPAAIGQQVKALEARLGVRLFERLHKQLILTPAGQAYLPGISDGFRRIADATSQLKPAGAVLLQLGLHGGVDLRRLELAGFRSAHAEIGLRVLQPAGLHELIEGKVDLLIERSLGHHPGYRCDRIDEGSGLGDWLIGPEGTADCPEVVSLRDWLRTRAVKTTQANHRRPRLVGTVQS; from the coding sequence ATGACCTACGCCCTTCCACCCCTCAACGCGCTCCGCGCATTCGAAGCCGCCGCGCGGCATCTCAGCTTCAAGCTGGCTGCGCACGAATTGCACGTGACGCCCGCCGCTATTGGCCAGCAGGTGAAAGCACTGGAAGCGCGCCTCGGCGTCCGCCTGTTCGAGCGGCTGCATAAGCAGCTCATACTGACCCCGGCGGGCCAAGCCTATCTGCCCGGGATATCCGATGGCTTTCGGCGCATCGCAGACGCGACCTCACAATTGAAGCCGGCAGGCGCGGTCCTGCTGCAGTTGGGGCTCCATGGCGGCGTCGACCTGCGCCGCCTCGAACTGGCCGGGTTTCGCAGCGCGCATGCTGAGATCGGCCTGCGGGTGCTGCAGCCGGCGGGCCTGCACGAGCTGATCGAGGGCAAGGTCGACCTGCTGATCGAACGTAGCCTTGGCCACCATCCGGGCTATCGCTGCGACCGGATCGATGAGGGATCCGGCCTGGGGGATTGGCTGATCGGGCCTGAAGGCACCGCGGATTGCCCCGAGGTCGTCAGCCTTCGCGACTGGCTGCGCACCCGGGCCGTCAAGACCACGCAGGCCAACCATCGCCGCCCTCGCCTCGTCGGCACAGTCCAAAGCTGA
- a CDS encoding helix-turn-helix domain-containing protein yields the protein MRGESGKKLFVGPRFRRIRQQLGLSQTQLAEGLGISPSYVNLIERNQRPVSAQILLRLAETYDLDLRDLATADEDRFFAELNEIFSDPLFRQIELPKQEMRDLAELCPGVTHALQRLYAAYTEARRGETLVAAQMADRNEGARFEANPIERVRDLIEANRNYFAELEQQAEALRDALDVPAEGLYAALATRLREKHSVQTRVMPVDVMRETLRRYDRHRRQLLISELVDGPGRTFQLAVQLGMAECQQQFEIIIGRAGALDDTARRLYRMTLASYFAAAVIMPYPAFLAAAEALSYDINVLAQRFNAGFEQICHRLTTLSRPNARGIPFFMLRVDNAGNVSKRFSSGTFPFSKFGGTCPLWNVHSTFDTPDRLLKQVIELPDGSRYFSIAQMVRRPVAPHPLPQPRFAIGLGCEIRHASRLVYAAGMDLEKTEGTPIGVNCRLCERENCAQRAEPPITRTLILDETTRRVSSFAFSNAREL from the coding sequence ATGCGTGGTGAATCCGGAAAGAAGCTGTTCGTCGGCCCGCGCTTCCGCCGGATCCGCCAGCAACTGGGGCTGTCGCAGACCCAGCTCGCCGAGGGCCTCGGCATCTCGCCGAGCTACGTCAACCTGATCGAGCGCAACCAGCGTCCGGTCTCTGCCCAGATCCTGCTGCGGCTGGCGGAGACCTACGACCTCGATTTGCGCGACCTCGCCACAGCCGACGAGGACCGCTTCTTCGCCGAACTCAACGAGATCTTCTCCGATCCGCTGTTCCGGCAGATCGAGCTCCCCAAGCAGGAGATGCGCGACCTCGCCGAGCTGTGTCCCGGCGTCACCCATGCGCTGCAGCGGCTGTACGCGGCCTACACTGAGGCGCGCCGCGGCGAGACCCTCGTCGCCGCGCAGATGGCCGACCGCAACGAAGGCGCGCGCTTCGAGGCCAACCCGATCGAGCGGGTGCGCGACCTGATCGAGGCCAACCGCAATTATTTCGCCGAGCTCGAGCAGCAGGCCGAAGCCTTGCGCGACGCGCTCGACGTGCCCGCCGAAGGGCTGTACGCGGCGCTCGCAACGCGGTTGCGCGAAAAACATTCGGTGCAGACCCGGGTCATGCCGGTCGACGTCATGCGCGAGACGTTGCGCCGCTACGATCGCCACCGCCGCCAATTGCTGATTTCCGAACTCGTCGACGGGCCCGGCCGCACCTTCCAGCTCGCCGTCCAGCTCGGCATGGCCGAATGCCAGCAGCAGTTCGAGATCATCATCGGCCGCGCCGGCGCGCTCGACGACACCGCGCGCCGGCTCTATCGGATGACCCTGGCGAGCTACTTCGCCGCCGCCGTCATCATGCCCTATCCGGCGTTCCTCGCGGCCGCCGAAGCGCTGAGCTACGACATCAATGTGCTGGCGCAGCGCTTCAACGCCGGCTTCGAGCAGATCTGCCACCGTCTGACGACGCTGTCGCGCCCGAACGCGCGCGGCATTCCGTTCTTCATGCTGCGCGTCGACAATGCCGGCAACGTCTCCAAGCGCTTCTCGTCCGGCACCTTCCCGTTCTCCAAATTCGGCGGCACCTGCCCGTTGTGGAACGTGCACTCGACCTTCGACACGCCCGACCGGCTGCTAAAGCAGGTCATCGAGCTGCCGGATGGGTCGCGTTATTTCTCGATCGCTCAGATGGTGCGCCGCCCGGTGGCGCCGCATCCGCTGCCGCAGCCGCGCTTCGCCATCGGCCTGGGCTGCGAGATCCGCCACGCCTCGCGTTTGGTCTATGCCGCCGGCATGGACCTTGAGAAGACGGAGGGCACCCCGATCGGCGTCAACTGCCGGCTGTGCGAGCGCGAGAACTGCGCCCAGCGCGCCGAGCCGCCGATCACGCGGACGCTGATCTTGGATGAGACCACGCGGCGCGTCAGCTCGTTCGCGTTCAGCAATGCGAGGGAGTTGTAG
- a CDS encoding L-2-amino-thiazoline-4-carboxylic acid hydrolase, whose product MSEIVHPFYEKHRGAMEAAMRQRLDLAEPMLNDRANLSDIDGIRQEVMDEFERVLTQMPYVGGAASRMSDFFMRLIGFMAISRVLRRHGVPTAVIGEIERHTYKAQLLTEPEAERLAAGRQFMSAENRALLREQAMMSSSESHQTTFPDDFVYDFVEPGPGDPFEFGINYKACGFCKFAARHGDQDILPNICGLDFDAYATRGIHLERTQTLAGGASHCNFRFSRLPPEKGDGTPDQ is encoded by the coding sequence ATGTCTGAGATTGTCCATCCGTTCTACGAGAAGCATCGCGGAGCAATGGAGGCGGCGATGCGGCAGCGCCTCGACCTTGCAGAACCGATGCTGAACGATCGTGCGAACCTTTCCGATATCGATGGGATCAGGCAGGAGGTGATGGACGAATTCGAACGCGTGCTCACCCAGATGCCCTATGTCGGAGGCGCGGCCAGCCGCATGAGCGACTTCTTCATGCGCCTGATCGGCTTCATGGCCATCAGCCGGGTGCTGCGGCGACACGGCGTGCCGACGGCCGTGATCGGCGAGATCGAGCGACACACCTACAAGGCCCAACTGCTCACCGAGCCCGAGGCCGAACGTCTTGCCGCGGGGCGTCAATTCATGTCCGCGGAGAACCGGGCCTTGCTGCGTGAGCAGGCGATGATGAGCTCGTCCGAAAGCCATCAGACGACGTTTCCGGACGATTTCGTCTACGATTTCGTCGAGCCCGGCCCAGGCGATCCATTCGAATTCGGCATCAACTACAAAGCGTGCGGCTTCTGCAAATTCGCGGCCCGCCACGGTGACCAGGACATATTGCCGAATATCTGTGGACTCGATTTCGACGCCTACGCCACGCGCGGCATCCACCTGGAACGGACGCAAACCCTCGCCGGCGGCGCGAGCCATTGCAACTTCCGCTTCTCGCGGCTACCGCCGGAGAAGGGCGACGGCACCCCGGATCAATGA